One window of the Archaeoglobus sulfaticallidus PM70-1 genome contains the following:
- the mobB gene encoding molybdopterin-guanine dinucleotide biosynthesis protein B, translating into MIISIVGSPDSGKTTLIEKMAGYFLERGLKICVVKHHSHGDFEFDKEGKDSWNFYQKGADVAISAKNEFAIIGKINQEKYNLDYFCDKYLSDYDLILTEGFNIYGKDRVVVLNENDDLERFKKGRVLAVVCEREIKPYRTFRISEAERVAELIFNTYFNTHKD; encoded by the coding sequence ATGATCATCAGCATTGTAGGCTCTCCAGACTCTGGAAAAACCACACTCATTGAAAAAATGGCCGGATACTTCTTAGAGAGAGGACTGAAAATATGTGTTGTCAAACATCACAGTCATGGGGATTTTGAGTTCGATAAAGAAGGAAAGGACTCATGGAATTTCTATCAAAAAGGTGCTGATGTGGCGATCTCTGCAAAAAACGAATTTGCGATAATTGGGAAAATAAACCAAGAAAAATACAACCTGGATTATTTCTGCGACAAATACCTGAGTGACTATGATCTGATCCTGACAGAGGGGTTTAATATATATGGAAAGGACAGAGTTGTCGTGCTGAACGAGAACGATGACCTAGAAAGGTTCAAGAAAGGAAGAGTTCTCGCAGTTGTTTGCGAGAGAGAAATAAAACCATACAGAACTTTTAGAATAAGTGAGGCCGAAAGGGTGGCAGAGTTAATTTTTAACACATATTTCAATACCCACAAGGACTGA
- the glmS gene encoding glutamine--fructose-6-phosphate transaminase (isomerizing), which translates to MCGIVGYIGFRRADEVIIKALKRLEYRGYDSWGIAIKDNGGVLVHKKTGAIGKVEKFSLSNGRMAIGHTRWATHGEPNDVNAHPHTDCSEAIAVVHNGIITNFQELKEVLTAKNHVFKSETDTEVLAHLIEEFYDGDLKEAVEKALSAVKGSYAIAVIHANEDKIVVARNKSPLILGVGDDELFVASDTPAILDYTNRVIFLEDGEIAELEKEVKVFRNGKPVDKEAEIIPWSIEDAEKGGYEHFMLKEIHEIPRVIDDTLSEHMDREFDLGYDKFVFVACGTSYHAGLIAKHVIEKVAKLPVRVEIASEFNYHPPPERATYIAITQSGETADTLEAMRLAKKLGNRVVTIANVLGSTATRIADETLFTRAGPEISVAATKSFISQLIVIYVLAFKLSNRIDLLNELEKISGEVRKILDNKEDIEDVAEILSKYRNLMYVGRGIAYPTAMEGALKMKEISYIHAEAYPAGELKHGPFALLGKDMPVIACVVRDETYEIMLNNIKEIKARGSFVLAISDENDEEIEKYVDHVVKLPAVNPLLTPITQSVALQLLAYYTAKLRGCEIDKPRNLAKSVTVE; encoded by the coding sequence ATGTGTGGAATTGTAGGTTATATCGGTTTTAGAAGAGCCGATGAGGTTATCATCAAAGCTTTGAAAAGGTTAGAATATAGAGGGTACGATTCATGGGGTATAGCCATTAAAGATAATGGTGGGGTTCTTGTTCATAAAAAAACCGGAGCTATAGGGAAGGTAGAGAAGTTCAGTCTCTCTAACGGCAGGATGGCAATCGGGCACACCAGATGGGCAACACATGGTGAACCGAACGATGTTAATGCCCATCCACATACAGACTGCAGCGAAGCGATAGCCGTTGTGCACAACGGCATAATCACAAACTTTCAGGAACTCAAAGAAGTGCTGACCGCTAAGAACCATGTTTTCAAATCTGAAACCGATACAGAGGTTTTAGCACACCTGATAGAAGAATTTTACGATGGTGATTTGAAGGAAGCTGTTGAGAAAGCGTTGAGTGCTGTTAAAGGCTCATACGCCATAGCGGTAATCCACGCCAACGAAGATAAAATAGTCGTCGCGAGAAATAAAAGCCCGTTGATACTGGGTGTTGGGGATGATGAGCTTTTCGTAGCCTCTGATACTCCAGCGATACTCGACTACACGAACAGAGTTATTTTTCTCGAAGATGGGGAGATTGCAGAGCTTGAAAAGGAAGTTAAAGTATTCAGAAACGGGAAACCAGTTGATAAAGAAGCAGAAATCATACCATGGAGTATCGAGGATGCGGAAAAGGGAGGATATGAACATTTCATGTTGAAAGAAATCCACGAAATTCCCAGAGTCATAGATGATACGCTTTCAGAACATATGGATCGAGAGTTCGATTTAGGTTATGATAAATTCGTTTTCGTGGCATGCGGAACCTCGTACCATGCCGGTTTGATAGCAAAGCATGTGATCGAAAAGGTTGCCAAGCTGCCTGTCAGGGTTGAGATAGCATCCGAATTCAACTACCATCCTCCACCGGAAAGGGCAACATACATTGCAATAACCCAGTCTGGTGAGACTGCCGACACACTCGAAGCTATGAGGCTGGCAAAGAAACTTGGAAACAGGGTCGTCACAATAGCCAATGTTCTCGGAAGCACGGCAACCAGAATTGCCGATGAGACCTTATTCACGAGGGCTGGACCTGAAATAAGTGTAGCTGCGACAAAATCTTTCATTTCTCAGTTAATCGTCATATATGTTCTGGCTTTTAAACTGTCAAACCGCATAGATCTGCTAAATGAGCTGGAAAAGATTTCAGGAGAGGTCAGAAAAATACTGGACAACAAAGAGGATATCGAGGATGTTGCTGAAATCCTGTCCAAGTATCGGAACTTGATGTATGTTGGCAGAGGCATAGCCTACCCTACAGCCATGGAAGGGGCTTTGAAGATGAAGGAGATATCATACATCCACGCCGAAGCATATCCTGCTGGAGAGCTAAAACATGGACCCTTCGCTCTGCTTGGCAAGGATATGCCAGTTATAGCATGTGTCGTGAGGGATGAGACATACGAGATAATGCTGAACAACATAAAAGAGATAAAAGCGAGAGGGAGTTTCGTACTGGCAATCTCAGATGAAAACGATGAGGAGATCGAAAAGTATGTTGATCATGTTGTAAAACTGCCAGCGGTAAATCCTCTGCTAACGCCAATAACACAGTCTGTGGCATTACAACTACTGGCTTACTACACGGCGAAGTTGAGGGGGTGTGAGATAGACAAGCCCAGAAATCTCGCCAAAAGTGTTACTGTTGAGTAA
- a CDS encoding TIGR00288 family NYN domain-containing protein, with protein MAIRKTISLSKLQKIRNYISSRKDDRKKVGLLIDGPNMLRKEFNINLHEIRQIIEEYGNIKVARVFLNQYAGDKLVEAIENQGFEPIITSGDVDVRMAVEAMELIYNDSIDALALVTRDADFKAVLKKAMEMGKETIIIGAEPGFSAALKNSADIAIILNQDDFDEVEEDNNYSKEIEHKNKEKVEYADST; from the coding sequence ATGGCGATAAGAAAAACAATAAGTCTTAGCAAGCTTCAGAAGATAAGAAACTACATTTCATCGAGAAAAGATGATAGGAAGAAAGTAGGCTTGCTGATAGACGGGCCAAACATGCTCAGAAAGGAATTCAATATAAACCTCCACGAGATACGGCAGATTATTGAAGAATACGGCAATATAAAGGTTGCTAGGGTATTCCTGAATCAGTATGCTGGAGACAAGCTTGTGGAGGCCATCGAAAATCAGGGTTTTGAACCTATAATAACCTCTGGAGATGTGGATGTCAGAATGGCTGTTGAAGCCATGGAGTTGATATACAACGACTCAATCGATGCACTCGCTCTCGTAACAAGGGACGCGGATTTCAAAGCAGTTCTCAAAAAAGCGATGGAAATGGGTAAAGAGACGATAATAATCGGAGCCGAACCAGGATTCTCAGCAGCACTGAAAAATTCAGCAGACATAGCAATAATTCTCAATCAGGATGATTTTGACGAAGTTGAAGAAGATAATAATTATTCAAAAGAAATCGAGCATAAAAATAAAGAAAAAGTAGAATACGCTGATTCTACCTGA
- a CDS encoding arsenate reductase ArsC: MRRMKKKVLFLCTENSARSQMAEGLLRALYGDRFEVYSAGIKPKTVNPNAVKVMREIGIDISSQKSKSVEEFRGMKFDLVVTVCDDAKENCPFFPGKKIVHKSFTDPAKSNNLDAFRKVRDEIRKWIIEYFGGRIR; this comes from the coding sequence ATGAGAAGAATGAAGAAGAAAGTGCTGTTCCTCTGTACAGAGAACTCGGCAAGATCTCAGATGGCCGAGGGGTTGCTGAGAGCTTTGTATGGTGATAGATTCGAAGTATACAGCGCTGGAATAAAGCCAAAGACTGTAAATCCGAATGCTGTAAAGGTTATGCGGGAGATAGGAATAGACATCTCCAGTCAGAAGTCAAAAAGCGTTGAGGAGTTCAGAGGAATGAAGTTCGATCTTGTTGTTACCGTATGCGATGATGCTAAGGAAAATTGCCCGTTTTTTCCTGGAAAGAAGATAGTTCATAAAAGCTTCACCGATCCAGCAAAGAGCAACAACCTGGATGCGTTCAGGAAAGTAAGGGATGAGATAAGAAAGTGGATAATTGAATATTTTGGTGGCAGAATCAGGTAG
- a CDS encoding slipin family protein, with product MVDLVVIGIAIVVLLFLLSGIRVVREYERGVIFRLGRLIGARGPGLFFVIPILENMMLVDLRTYTYDVPSQEVVTRDNVTVKVNAVVYYRVLDPEKAVTEVFDYRFATSQIAQTTLRSVIGQAELDDLLSNREKLNVQLQRIIDEATNPWGIKVSAVEIKDVELPKEMQRAMAMQAEAERERRAKIIRADGEFQAAKKLKEAADVMMESKGAMMLRILQTISETTNDPATKIVFPIPIEVLEYFRLKKD from the coding sequence ATGGTTGATTTGGTGGTAATTGGAATAGCAATAGTGGTTCTGCTCTTTCTCCTGTCAGGGATAAGGGTCGTGAGGGAGTACGAGAGGGGTGTAATTTTCAGGCTTGGCAGACTTATCGGTGCTAGAGGTCCGGGGCTATTTTTCGTCATACCTATTCTTGAAAATATGATGCTCGTTGATTTAAGGACTTACACATATGATGTCCCATCGCAGGAAGTAGTAACAAGAGATAATGTGACTGTTAAGGTTAACGCTGTGGTTTACTACAGGGTTCTGGATCCGGAAAAGGCTGTTACGGAAGTCTTTGATTACAGGTTTGCTACATCTCAAATCGCACAGACAACGCTGAGAAGCGTCATCGGACAGGCTGAGCTTGATGATCTCCTGTCCAATAGAGAGAAGTTGAATGTGCAACTGCAGCGGATAATAGATGAGGCAACGAATCCGTGGGGAATAAAAGTTTCCGCTGTGGAGATAAAGGATGTCGAGCTTCCAAAAGAAATGCAGAGAGCGATGGCTATGCAGGCTGAAGCTGAAAGAGAGAGGAGGGCTAAGATTATAAGGGCTGATGGAGAGTTCCAGGCTGCCAAGAAATTGAAGGAAGCTGCAGATGTGATGATGGAAAGTAAAGGAGCGATGATGCTGAGAATTTTGCAGACAATAAGCGAGACGACAAACGATCCGGCTACAAAGATAGTGTTCCCGATACCGATAGAGGTTCTTGAGTACTTCAGGCTGAAAAAGGATTGA
- a CDS encoding MutS-related protein: MFVDFDFNTRQCKLSRDAKEIYRAILSEIRDRLIFEESRDFLSLFKPVADKNEILKRQNYFKKIFEKINSVELHKFDPLNFRLKRLNDRVVFTEEPEKAISLGLCDVNVVGDYPLVLSPDGGRFNRIEIQEVSAEEIAPEVFVEELYSKRDTLLAVEKIMNSISINSVAPEILREIDRYEEIVGKENRIKEFEEFVHKKLGEIKESIEKRLEKEKIVLSGRDILEFMQKGSFDVFSIIEDAIFEEVLKAEQEIAEKFGFRAEFFVRKVMPEINFDELERVKQELERELTVERYMLARDIMRKIKHILPKLKEEFEIVYELDIARAIRSYLGEFIFPQIGNCIYFREARNLFIRDPQPVTYFVGFDTIENFSEDLAKGVVVLTGANSGGKTSLLMLIVQIQVLAQMGFPVPAEQAVVNVLDEIFFFKKKKSVYGAGAFETALKSLINALKGKGRKLILLDEFEAITEPGAGVKILSALLKVAYEKRFYTVVVSHLGHELELDFVRVDGIYAKGLDDELNLIVDRQPKFGAIGRSTPELIVERIYLMSKGEEKKIVEMVRKVFQE, from the coding sequence ATGTTTGTGGACTTTGATTTCAACACAAGGCAATGTAAGTTGAGTAGAGATGCAAAAGAAATATACAGAGCAATCTTATCTGAGATTCGGGACAGACTAATCTTCGAAGAGTCTAGGGACTTTTTGAGTCTTTTCAAGCCAGTAGCAGACAAGAACGAAATTCTCAAGAGACAGAATTATTTTAAAAAAATTTTTGAGAAAATAAACTCTGTTGAGCTACATAAGTTCGATCCACTGAACTTCAGGCTAAAGCGGCTCAACGATAGAGTTGTTTTTACAGAGGAACCTGAAAAAGCTATATCACTCGGGTTATGTGATGTTAATGTTGTGGGGGATTACCCATTAGTTCTATCACCTGATGGGGGTAGATTTAACAGAATTGAAATACAGGAAGTCTCTGCTGAGGAAATAGCTCCAGAGGTTTTTGTTGAAGAGCTGTACTCAAAAAGAGATACCTTACTTGCAGTCGAGAAAATAATGAACTCTATAAGTATAAACAGCGTAGCTCCAGAGATTTTAAGAGAAATTGATCGATATGAAGAGATAGTCGGGAAAGAAAACAGGATAAAAGAGTTTGAAGAGTTCGTCCATAAAAAGCTTGGTGAGATCAAGGAGAGCATAGAGAAAAGGCTCGAGAAGGAGAAGATCGTGCTCAGTGGCAGGGATATTCTTGAGTTCATGCAGAAGGGGAGCTTTGATGTCTTTTCGATAATTGAGGATGCGATTTTTGAAGAAGTTTTAAAAGCTGAGCAGGAGATCGCTGAAAAATTTGGTTTTCGTGCTGAGTTTTTTGTCAGAAAGGTAATGCCGGAGATCAATTTTGATGAGCTTGAGAGAGTGAAGCAGGAGCTTGAGCGAGAATTGACTGTTGAAAGATATATGCTGGCGAGAGACATAATGAGAAAGATAAAACACATTCTGCCCAAGTTAAAGGAGGAATTTGAGATTGTTTATGAGCTGGATATCGCCAGAGCCATCAGAAGCTACCTCGGTGAATTCATCTTTCCGCAAATCGGAAACTGCATTTACTTCAGAGAGGCGAGAAATCTTTTCATCAGGGATCCACAGCCAGTAACCTACTTCGTAGGGTTCGATACAATCGAAAATTTCTCAGAAGATTTGGCAAAGGGTGTTGTCGTGCTTACGGGAGCTAACAGCGGTGGAAAGACATCGCTGCTAATGCTCATTGTCCAGATACAAGTGCTGGCTCAGATGGGTTTTCCTGTTCCGGCTGAGCAGGCTGTGGTGAATGTTCTGGATGAGATCTTCTTTTTCAAGAAAAAGAAATCCGTGTACGGTGCTGGAGCATTTGAAACAGCTTTGAAAAGTTTGATAAATGCCTTAAAGGGCAAAGGGAGGAAACTGATACTCCTTGACGAATTCGAGGCTATAACCGAGCCCGGAGCGGGTGTGAAAATACTTTCTGCCTTGCTTAAGGTAGCGTACGAGAAAAGGTTCTACACGGTTGTGGTCTCGCATTTAGGTCATGAGCTTGAGCTGGATTTCGTCAGGGTTGATGGGATATACGCAAAGGGGCTGGATGATGAGCTCAATCTGATAGTTGACAGGCAGCCGAAGTTTGGAGCTATAGGGAGGAGCACTCCTGAGCTAATTGTCGAGAGAATATACCTGATGAGCAAGGGAGAGGAGAAAAAGATCGTTGAGATGGTGCGAAAGGTCTTTCAGGAGTAA
- the glmU gene encoding bifunctional sugar-1-phosphate nucleotidylyltransferase/acetyltransferase, giving the protein MQAVILAAGEGQRLRPFTAKKPKPMIEISGKPILEHLIEEVRKAGIRDIVLVVGYRRERIMDYFGSGRDFDVDIEYVIQEQQLGTANALKSAESLVENEFIVIGGDNIIDHETIKNVKKRCFSIAYSISEDCSKYGAITFKNGFVKEIVEKPEEKLSYTVNTGLYCLSTDVFRYIDEERDLVNVINSMISDGYEFKAIEARLWQDIVYPWDILRLNSTKMPDGKVIAGKVEKNVTVKGNVIIGEGSIIKAGTYIEGPVIIGENCEIGPNTVLKPYTTIGDNVSIEALTIISNSIIGDNCMIGSGANIKDSVIDRFTEIGCNFTVLGGEGIIEIDGILKANAGAFIGENCRIGNNIVVKPLTVIGNECMIEDMKVLSGVIPDKSRVL; this is encoded by the coding sequence ATGCAGGCCGTGATATTAGCTGCAGGTGAGGGGCAGAGGCTTCGCCCATTTACAGCCAAAAAGCCAAAACCAATGATAGAAATATCTGGAAAGCCCATTCTGGAGCATTTAATTGAAGAGGTTAGAAAAGCTGGAATTAGAGACATTGTCCTCGTTGTTGGCTACAGAAGAGAGAGAATCATGGATTATTTTGGGAGTGGCAGGGATTTTGATGTGGACATAGAGTATGTTATTCAGGAACAGCAGTTAGGTACTGCAAATGCTTTGAAATCTGCTGAAAGTCTTGTAGAGAACGAATTCATCGTCATTGGAGGAGACAACATAATTGACCATGAAACAATAAAAAATGTGAAAAAAAGGTGTTTCTCTATTGCATATTCAATATCGGAAGATTGCTCCAAATACGGAGCTATAACTTTTAAAAACGGATTTGTGAAGGAAATAGTTGAAAAGCCAGAAGAGAAGTTGAGCTACACCGTTAATACAGGACTGTACTGCCTGTCTACTGATGTTTTTAGATATATTGATGAAGAGAGAGATCTTGTGAATGTAATTAACAGCATGATCTCAGATGGGTATGAATTCAAGGCTATTGAGGCGAGGCTCTGGCAGGACATCGTTTATCCATGGGATATCCTTAGGTTGAATTCCACGAAAATGCCTGATGGAAAAGTTATCGCAGGAAAGGTTGAAAAGAATGTAACCGTAAAAGGGAATGTCATTATTGGTGAAGGGAGCATAATAAAGGCTGGAACATACATAGAGGGACCGGTGATTATAGGTGAAAACTGTGAAATTGGGCCCAATACTGTCTTGAAACCATACACGACCATAGGAGACAATGTCAGCATAGAAGCCCTCACGATAATCTCTAACAGCATCATAGGCGATAATTGCATGATTGGGTCTGGAGCAAATATAAAAGACTCAGTCATAGATAGATTTACAGAGATTGGATGCAATTTCACAGTATTGGGTGGGGAAGGTATCATAGAGATTGATGGAATCCTCAAAGCAAATGCTGGCGCTTTTATCGGTGAAAACTGCAGAATAGGAAACAATATCGTCGTTAAGCCATTAACGGTGATAGGTAATGAATGCATGATAGAAGATATGAAAGTCCTAAGCGGAGTTATCCCAGATAAATCGAGGGTGCTCTGA